A window of Bacteroidota bacterium contains these coding sequences:
- a CDS encoding shikimate dehydrogenase, which yields MKIDARTRLVTLLGYSLGHSLSPEIHNTAFQLQQINMAYLCMEVHPDQLKQALDGFRAARFVGSNVTIPHKQAIHKLVDTLSEQARAVGAVNTIVSQFDENGEIESLHGDNTDVRGFLEPLAPYAGKLEGGEMVVFGAGGAARAVAYGILQAYQPAQLTIVARNTGKAEQLAKDLAAYDNQRALQVVSFSEATNAVRNGRLLVNATPVGMHHDADQTPWPEAKDFSRHQVVYDLVYNPEKTRLLNDAAQQGAQTLGGLEMLIQQAAASYQQWTHKSMPLDAVRHAVRTKLGL from the coding sequence ATGAAAATAGACGCCCGCACCCGTCTGGTAACTTTGTTGGGTTATTCACTCGGCCATTCTCTGTCGCCGGAAATCCACAATACTGCCTTTCAGTTACAGCAGATCAACATGGCCTATCTGTGCATGGAAGTGCACCCGGACCAGTTGAAACAAGCGCTCGATGGCTTTCGGGCAGCGCGTTTTGTCGGCTCTAATGTTACCATTCCCCATAAGCAGGCAATTCATAAGCTTGTTGACACCCTTTCCGAACAGGCACGTGCTGTTGGTGCTGTGAATACCATTGTTAGCCAGTTTGATGAAAACGGGGAAATAGAAAGTTTGCACGGTGACAACACCGACGTGCGCGGATTCCTTGAACCCCTTGCTCCGTATGCTGGCAAATTGGAAGGCGGTGAAATGGTTGTGTTTGGGGCTGGAGGGGCAGCCCGCGCGGTTGCCTATGGCATTCTTCAGGCCTATCAGCCGGCGCAACTTACCATTGTTGCCCGAAATACGGGTAAAGCAGAGCAACTGGCTAAAGACCTTGCTGCATATGACAATCAACGTGCATTGCAGGTGGTCTCCTTCTCGGAAGCAACAAATGCCGTGCGCAATGGCCGGCTTCTTGTTAATGCAACGCCGGTTGGCATGCATCATGATGCAGATCAGACGCCCTGGCCCGAAGCAAAAGACTTCTCTCGCCATCAGGTAGTCTATGACCTGGTCTACAATCCGGAAAAAACGCGGTTGTTAAATGATGCCGCGCAGCAGGGCGCGCAAACCCTCGGTGGACTCGAAATGCTCATCCAGCAGGCTGCTGCTTCGTACCAGCAGTGGACCCATAAATCAATGCCGCTCGATGCCGTACGCCATGCGGTACGCACAAAGCTCGGGTTATAA